Genomic segment of Trichoderma breve strain T069 chromosome 7 map unlocalized scaffold00007, whole genome shotgun sequence:
ACATGCAGCATATATATTAATTGATACGAGTTGGTGTGACTTGAATCTGCCTTGCAAGCGAGACGCCTTCATTCATTGTGGAAGAAATCTGTTGGACGAATTGATCGTGGAACGAGTGAACGTTGTCACCAATCATTCATGATTAAAATATATACCCATGTCAGCGATCATAGTCTTCTTTTGAACTGGTTGTTCGTCATTACTCCATAAGACTAGAATTAAAGGACGCAAGCCGTTTCTCGTGATACTGATGGAGATTATGAGACTGGCATTATGCTTCGGCATACAACAGAAGAAATATAGTGTCTCACATATGCGAACAGTCATATCTTAAAACCGCCTGTCTTCTATTACACGTACGCCCCTCCGCCGGTTGGCGGTAAAGCCGCTCATGAGCGGTTGTGAGAGGAATGCTTACGGAGCAACCCGCTCTGTCCCGTTTTGCCTATATGGAAGAAGAGTCAGATCCTTCTTAAGCGAAATCCCATCTTCAATGACAAGGACAATGACTTTTACGCAAGCTGGGAGAATGAGCATGGTCAGCAAGCCTTGCCTTGGGCACTAGCTACGGGGGTTACATATTACGCCCAGGTAGGTTTCAGGATTCCTATATTCTATGTTATACTACAAGCACATAGCAAAAGCATTTATCCCGTGATTCTATTTCAAATATGCCATGAGAGTCACGAGATTGGAGCTGACACTGTTCCTAAAGATACACTACATTCAGTCCAATGATCCTAATATTTCTACTGACGAGTGGGATGGGGCCATTGAATACAAAGTTGACCCAAGTGCATCAACTGTGGCTAACAACCCGTCGCGCGAGGCTGCAAGTGCTGCCTATTACAAAGAACAAATCTTGGTGGATGAACAGCGACTCTTCATTGGTGACGCCTCCTCTCATTCCAAGCACGTTCCAGAGGGAACTGTTAGTGGAACGAAGGTAGTTATGATTGAGAATGGTAGGGTAACGCGACCGATGGATGAACGATGGGTAAAGCTTTGGGAGGAATATCTAGATAAATATGCGCCAACTCAGTGATGAGTATAGTACAAGAATGAGGACTCGAGTTTTTGAACTTGACGTTGTATAAAATGCTTCAATTGATGGCAAGTGTTAACATAgatgagagggagagaacTTCTCCGGTTCAACTATGACAAAGTACGAGGAACTTGCTTCCTCAGCCACTTGTTAATGTATTGTTGTACTTGTTTGTTATTCTTCTCGATTGCCATCATATGTCCATTGCCACGTATTCCCTGCTCTGCCAGATAGACGTGTTCAATAGGAACCCCTGCGTCACGGAGAAATTCAGCCGTGAGATGGTCGTATCCTGCATGATACGACGCCTCCGCAGTCACCAACACAACTGGAATGTGGCAAAGATTCTTGAGCCGTCGCATAGGATGCTCTTGTCGGGGCCCCTTAATTAAGCCAGCGTATATTCCCGTCTGCTCTATCATGTCTTCGCCTCGCGTCGGCAACATTCCGTAAGGCAACATGTTAGCATCTTCTGGTAATGGTGGATCATAGCGTAGCGGTGTGCTGGTAATTCCGAATGGATGTATCAACTTGCCGACAATCTCAGGTCGGAAGTTGAAGGGCGGACAGTCTGGATACTGGAACGGTGGGCCATGAGGTTCCAATGCCACGATGCCACAGACCAACTCTGGGCAGGCATCGGCAGCGTGCCATCCGAGTGGCCCTGACTGAGAGTGAGTGATGAGAAATGCCGGGCCGATCTTGTTTAGCAGTGCCTCAATCGCCGGCCTGAAAAGGGACTCGACCTTTGCGTAACTGCCGACATGTCCGACTTGACTGGCGTAGAAGGCGTCGAATACGGGATCTCCTCGCTTCCCGGAGCCAGGCCATTGCGTATGGAGATGTGCCCATGGCGAATTCTCAGGTTGAGGCGCAGTAAAGGCGGCCTCTAGCTCCTCCACCGTGTAATGAGTAAGATCTCCAATGTCCGCTGCATGATAACGAGATCGTCCTACTCCTGGCTGATCAACCACGTAGCATTCCCAGTTGTCTGCGGCTTGAAGCATGGCTAAGCCAGGCCGGTTATCCGGTGTTGCCTCCCAATGTGTCCCCGTTTGGGCTGCACCGTGTATGAAGACAATGGCAGGCTGGCCAGGAACTTTCTTTCCATAGCGTCGTACGCACATGGATCCGGTCATATGTGTTCCTCGATCATCTTGAATGTATTCACCGCCGACGTAAAATACAGTCGCTTCTGGCTGTTCTTGAGCATTACTTGACGGCATCGTATAATTGTGATCTGAGGTGTGTCGATGGTGAAGAAAGTCGAT
This window contains:
- a CDS encoding alpha/beta hydrolase family domain-containing protein, whose product is MPSSNAQEQPEATVFYVGGEYIQDDRGTHMTGSMCVRRYGKKVPGQPAIVFIHGAAQTGTHWEATPDNRPGLAMLQAADNWECYVVDQPGVGRSRYHAADIGDLTHYTVEELEAAFTAPQPENSPWAHLHTQWPGSGKRGDPVFDAFYASQVGHVGSYAKVESLFRPAIEALLNKIGPAFLITHSQSGPLGWHAADACPELVCGIVALEPHGPPFQYPDCPPFNFRPEIVGKLIHPFGITSTPLRYDPPLPEDANMLPYGMLPTRGEDMIEQTGIYAGLIKGPRQEHPMRRLKNLCHIPVVLVTAEASYHAGYDHLTAEFLRDAGVPIEHVYLAEQGIRGNGHMMAIEKNNKQVQQYINKWLRKQVPRTLS